Proteins co-encoded in one Malus sylvestris chromosome 9, drMalSylv7.2, whole genome shotgun sequence genomic window:
- the LOC126583050 gene encoding protein OPI10 homolog: protein MFGVVFPNRSFPMDISSFSQIDTFHWILDMNTFVGEEYDQVRELCIFLLNNFTLPPDKALAVYIQSPGSAFFFCGAITVARPSAVLALPWPQQGGQLHLTADAVPLSAKIGVSVEDLATLPSLDVTAEKRIERLAMKVGENLFNFMQSFCGVDGSKLVVPMDILDRWFKKFQERAKRDPEYLKGFAL, encoded by the exons ATGTTCGGAGTCGTCTTCCCGAATCGCAGCTTCCCAATGGACATCTCCTCCTTCTCCCAGATCGACACCTTCCACTGGATTCTCGACATGAACACCTTCGTCG GGGAGGAGTACGATCAAGTGCGCGAGCTCTGCATATTTCTCTTAAACAACTTCACACTCCCGCCGGACAAAGCCCTAGCCGTCTACATCCAGTCCCCGGGTTCTGCCTTCTTCTTCTGCGGCGCCATCACCGTGGCTAGGCCGTCGGCGGTGCTTGCTCTTCCGTGGCCACAGCAGGGAGGGCAACTGCATCTCACAGCCGACGCGGTGCCGCTGTCGGCCAAAATCGGCGTGTCGGTGGAGGACCTGGCGACGCTGCCGTCGCTGGACGTCACCGCCGAGAAGCGAATCGAGAGGTTGGCGATGAAAGTTGGGGAGAATCTGTTCAATTTTATGCAGTCGTTTTGCGGCGTGGATGGGAGCAAGCTGGTGGTGCCCATGGATATCTTGGACCGGTGGTTCAAGAAGTTTCAGGAGAGGGCTAAGCGCGATCCTGAGTACTTGAAAGGCTTCgctttgtaa